One Chitinivorax tropicus DNA window includes the following coding sequences:
- a CDS encoding D-alanyl-D-alanine carboxypeptidase family protein yields the protein MNAFQKVVLAFACLAGAANIASANTLLIPPVPEIAAKAYLLTDYYSGQTLASLDETKRIEPASLTKLMTAYLTFKAIKQGSLKLDQVVPVSNAAYKKEGSVMFIDPKIPVTVNELIHGMIIQSGNDACIALSEAIAGSEDVFAQLMNKEAQRLGMANTHFMNSTGLPHPEHYTTARDLGILARAIIHDFPEFYPIYSQKEYTYNKIKQPNRNLLLWRDPNVDGMKTGHTDSAGFCLIASAKRDGRRVISVVLGAANENVRATESAKLLNWGLQFYETPKLYAANQPLQQIQVWKGETEKVGVGFRGDLYMSLPKGAASRIKATITTQQPLVAPLSAGQRVGKISLTLDGKTIGEYPVVALSNVPQAGFVGRTWDSLRLMFK from the coding sequence ATGAACGCATTCCAGAAAGTAGTCCTGGCATTTGCCTGCCTGGCGGGCGCTGCCAATATTGCCAGTGCGAATACCTTGTTGATTCCGCCGGTTCCCGAAATCGCCGCCAAAGCCTACCTGCTGACTGATTATTATAGTGGGCAGACCTTGGCATCCCTAGATGAGACCAAGCGGATCGAGCCTGCGAGCCTGACCAAGCTGATGACCGCCTATCTGACCTTCAAAGCGATCAAGCAAGGCTCGCTCAAGCTCGATCAAGTCGTGCCGGTTTCCAATGCGGCATACAAGAAAGAGGGGTCGGTGATGTTCATCGACCCGAAAATCCCCGTGACCGTGAATGAATTGATCCACGGCATGATCATCCAATCCGGGAATGATGCCTGCATTGCGCTTTCTGAAGCCATTGCTGGCAGTGAGGACGTATTTGCGCAGCTGATGAACAAAGAAGCGCAACGGCTTGGCATGGCCAATACCCATTTCATGAATTCGACCGGCCTGCCCCATCCAGAGCATTACACCACGGCACGTGATCTGGGTATCCTGGCCCGAGCCATCATTCATGACTTCCCAGAGTTCTATCCGATCTATTCCCAGAAGGAATACACCTACAACAAGATCAAGCAGCCGAACCGCAATCTGTTGTTGTGGCGTGATCCAAACGTCGATGGCATGAAGACAGGGCACACCGACAGCGCGGGCTTTTGCCTGATTGCGTCCGCCAAACGGGATGGTCGTCGGGTGATTTCGGTGGTGCTGGGTGCGGCCAACGAAAATGTCCGGGCCACCGAGTCAGCCAAACTGTTGAATTGGGGGCTGCAATTCTACGAAACACCCAAGCTGTATGCCGCCAATCAGCCTCTACAACAGATTCAAGTGTGGAAGGGTGAAACAGAAAAGGTCGGCGTGGGCTTCCGAGGTGACCTGTATATGTCACTGCCCAAGGGCGCGGCAAGCCGTATCAAAGCGACCATCACCACCCAGCAACCGCTGGTTGCGCCGTTATCAGCTGGGCAACGTGTCGGCAAGATCTCGCTGACACTCGATGGCAAAACCATCGGGGAATATCCTGTTGTGGCATTGAGCAACGTACCACAAGCAGGATTTGTCGGTCGGACTTGGGACAGCCTTCGGCTGATGTTCAAGTAA
- a CDS encoding sulfite exporter TauE/SafE family protein, with protein sequence MDELNLLSLVFLVAMAFIAGLVDAAVGGGGLIQTPALFSALPHHMPATLFGTNKLSSIFGTASAAFRYARTVRIHWPVALPAAIAALVASFIGARLVAWLPVQYVKPLVLVMLVLIALYTMKKKDLGNVHAPKHSKTMERWLAVATGIVIGFYDGFFGPGTGSFLTFAFVRFFGFDFLRAAATTKVVNCATNLAALAYFIPSGNVLFAVGIPMAIANIAGAQVGTHVAMKGGTQLVRKLFLVLCWVLIAKFAWDMVRQFQFEQVIP encoded by the coding sequence ATGGATGAGTTGAATCTGCTTTCGCTGGTATTCCTGGTGGCCATGGCATTCATTGCCGGCCTGGTGGATGCCGCAGTGGGCGGCGGCGGGTTGATCCAGACGCCAGCGCTGTTCAGCGCATTGCCACATCACATGCCTGCCACACTGTTTGGCACCAACAAGCTGTCATCGATTTTTGGTACGGCATCGGCGGCGTTCCGTTACGCCAGAACTGTACGCATCCATTGGCCAGTGGCACTGCCTGCGGCCATTGCAGCGTTGGTGGCTTCTTTCATTGGCGCAAGGCTTGTGGCTTGGCTGCCCGTGCAATATGTCAAGCCGCTGGTGCTGGTGATGCTGGTTCTGATTGCGCTGTATACCATGAAGAAAAAAGATCTTGGGAATGTTCATGCGCCCAAGCATTCAAAAACCATGGAGCGTTGGTTGGCGGTGGCAACAGGTATAGTGATTGGATTCTATGATGGTTTTTTTGGCCCTGGCACGGGTAGTTTCCTGACCTTTGCATTCGTCCGTTTCTTCGGTTTCGATTTCCTACGTGCCGCTGCAACGACCAAGGTAGTCAATTGCGCTACCAATCTGGCCGCATTGGCCTATTTCATTCCCTCAGGCAATGTGTTGTTCGCCGTCGGCATTCCGATGGCCATCGCCAATATAGCTGGGGCGCAGGTCGGCACCCATGTGGCCATGAAAGGTGGCACCCAATTGGTACGTAAACTTTTTCTGGTGCTGTGCTGGGTGTTGATTGCCAAGTTCGCGTGGGATATGGTGCGTCAATTCCAATTTGAACAGGTCATACCATGA
- the lipB gene encoding lipoyl(octanoyl) transferase LipB, which produces MTWLVKHLGLAPYEPTVAAMETLTLSRQPDTEDELWLLQHPPTYTLGLAGKPEHLLQTTDIPVIRTERGGQITYHGPGQLVGYLLLDVRRLGYGVRELVRRMEQSIIDLLADQGISAYGREDAPGVYVAGAKIASLGLRIKNGCCYHGLALNVDMDLTPFNWINPCGYANMPISQLKDLGISLPIDEVAQQLARHLERNIVLNAQEPR; this is translated from the coding sequence ATGACCTGGCTAGTCAAGCACCTGGGGTTGGCTCCATATGAGCCGACAGTGGCCGCCATGGAAACCCTGACCCTGAGCCGTCAACCCGATACGGAAGACGAGCTATGGCTGTTACAGCATCCGCCAACCTACACACTGGGCTTGGCGGGCAAACCTGAACACTTGCTTCAAACCACAGACATTCCCGTGATCCGCACCGAACGAGGCGGGCAAATCACCTATCACGGGCCAGGCCAGCTGGTCGGTTATCTACTGTTGGATGTCCGCAGGCTGGGCTATGGCGTACGCGAGCTGGTAAGGCGGATGGAGCAATCGATCATCGACCTGCTCGCCGACCAAGGTATCAGCGCCTATGGCCGCGAAGATGCGCCGGGCGTCTATGTGGCGGGGGCAAAAATTGCCTCTTTGGGATTACGGATCAAAAACGGTTGTTGCTACCACGGCCTGGCGCTGAATGTAGACATGGATCTGACTCCCTTCAACTGGATTAATCCATGCGGCTATGCCAACATGCCGATCTCCCAATTGAAAGACTTGGGGATTTCACTCCCCATTGATGAGGTGGCCCAACAGTTGGCGCGCCATCTCGAACGTAATATCGTGCTGAACGCACAGGAACCGCGATGA
- a CDS encoding Re/Si-specific NAD(P)(+) transhydrogenase subunit alpha — protein sequence MQIGIPAETLPGETRVAATPETVKKLIGLGQTVVVQAGAGKLSAITDEAYSTVGARIVNGDEAFASDIIFKVRAPQIDEIPLIKPGAAVISLFGVHHNTTLPDLASRQLNCFAMELLPRITRAQSMDVLSSQANIAGYKAVLLATQYYPKFMPMLMTAAGTVKPARVLILGVGVAGLQAIATAKRLGAVVEAFDVRPSTKEQVESLGAKFVEVPMSDEEKKANDGVYAKEMSEDYKRRQGELVAKHAAAADIVITTALIPGKPAPELIKPEVVSSMKPGSVIVDLAAEAGGNCKLTRAGEVFQTENGVTLVGTTNLAGHVAQDASSLYARNLLTFLGEMLKKDATALDINMDNEIIAKTRITGDGQVLFKAN from the coding sequence ATGCAAATAGGAATCCCTGCGGAGACCCTGCCCGGCGAGACACGGGTGGCGGCGACTCCGGAAACCGTCAAGAAGCTGATCGGGCTTGGGCAGACCGTGGTCGTGCAAGCCGGGGCGGGCAAGTTGTCCGCGATTACCGACGAGGCCTACAGCACTGTGGGCGCCAGGATCGTCAATGGTGACGAGGCCTTCGCCAGCGACATCATTTTCAAGGTGCGTGCGCCACAAATCGACGAAATCCCACTGATCAAACCCGGGGCGGCGGTCATCAGCCTGTTCGGGGTGCATCACAACACCACTCTGCCAGACCTGGCCTCGCGGCAGCTCAATTGTTTCGCCATGGAGCTGTTGCCTCGTATCACCCGTGCCCAGTCGATGGATGTGCTGTCCTCTCAGGCCAATATTGCCGGTTACAAGGCGGTGTTGCTGGCCACCCAGTACTACCCCAAATTCATGCCGATGTTGATGACCGCCGCTGGGACGGTCAAACCTGCGCGGGTGTTGATTCTGGGTGTGGGTGTTGCCGGTCTGCAGGCCATTGCCACTGCGAAACGGCTGGGGGCGGTGGTCGAAGCATTTGATGTGCGGCCATCGACCAAAGAGCAAGTGGAATCGCTCGGTGCGAAATTTGTGGAAGTACCGATGAGCGATGAGGAGAAAAAAGCCAATGATGGCGTGTACGCCAAGGAGATGTCCGAGGATTACAAACGTCGGCAAGGCGAGCTGGTGGCCAAGCACGCGGCGGCGGCGGACATCGTCATCACGACCGCATTGATTCCCGGCAAGCCTGCTCCTGAGCTGATCAAGCCAGAGGTCGTCAGCAGTATGAAACCCGGCTCGGTGATTGTGGATCTGGCTGCTGAGGCTGGCGGCAACTGCAAGCTGACGCGTGCTGGTGAGGTGTTCCAGACCGAGAACGGCGTCACGCTGGTCGGCACCACCAATCTGGCGGGCCATGTTGCGCAGGATGCATCATCACTCTACGCCCGCAATCTGCTGACCTTTCTGGGCGAGATGCTCAAGAAAGATGCGACAGCGTTGGATATCAACATGGACAACGAAATCATCGCCAAAACTCGCATCACCGGTGATGGTCAGGTGTTGTTCAAAGCGAATTGA
- a CDS encoding acyl-CoA thioesterase: MSVDQFLQHIRHNDSYCLPDDWMQGRTVYGGIAASLLLEVLLKIVPADRQPRTLTASFIGPAVPGPVTVRTELYRSGKYVTQAQAWLEQNGEVVTTLLVGFGAARDSVLQKAAAQPPQMPSSQSLTDMPFIPGVMPEFVKHLQFRWALDEAPFSGKGSGHIGGWQRLRESGDSFGPAHILMLLDAWPVAALPLFPKPAPFSTLNWTVEFLCDWPIQTPAEGWWQFHDHTDFIGEGYAHTQAQLWSPAGLPVALSRQTVSIFL; the protein is encoded by the coding sequence ATGAGCGTCGATCAGTTTCTCCAGCATATTCGCCATAACGACAGCTATTGCCTGCCGGACGATTGGATGCAAGGCCGTACTGTGTATGGCGGAATTGCAGCCTCGCTGCTATTGGAAGTGCTATTGAAAATCGTGCCAGCGGATCGCCAGCCGCGCACACTGACAGCATCTTTCATTGGCCCTGCAGTGCCAGGGCCCGTCACCGTCAGGACAGAGCTGTATCGTTCAGGGAAGTATGTGACACAGGCCCAGGCTTGGCTTGAACAGAACGGCGAGGTCGTTACCACTTTGCTGGTGGGCTTTGGCGCGGCGCGTGATTCTGTATTGCAGAAGGCGGCAGCACAACCGCCGCAGATGCCGTCATCGCAGAGCCTGACCGACATGCCATTCATTCCAGGGGTGATGCCGGAATTTGTCAAACATCTGCAGTTCCGCTGGGCATTGGATGAAGCGCCTTTTTCCGGCAAGGGCAGTGGCCACATCGGTGGCTGGCAGCGCCTGCGAGAGTCCGGCGACAGCTTCGGGCCCGCCCATATATTGATGCTGCTTGACGCATGGCCGGTTGCAGCGCTGCCATTGTTCCCCAAGCCGGCGCCATTCAGCACATTGAATTGGACGGTTGAATTCCTGTGTGACTGGCCCATCCAGACACCGGCGGAGGGCTGGTGGCAGTTCCATGATCACACAGACTTCATCGGAGAAGGCTATGCCCACACTCAAGCACAGCTATGGTCGCCAGCTGGGCTGCCGGTGGCCTTGAGTCGCCAGACTGTATCGATTTTCCTGTAA
- a CDS encoding glycine zipper domain-containing protein: protein MMQFIKFSLIGLGMVMALGTPSAHADQFDGRAVLGATLGGAIGAAIGDRVDGRQGAIVGAAIGGATGAAIGSQETRRREVIREREVIYVDRPVHHYYPQPRERVVVVQEPTRNVWLVDDRGRPYDDRVYYSQPGCRHGHGHGRGHWKHHRHDWDD from the coding sequence ATGATGCAGTTCATCAAATTCAGCTTGATCGGGTTGGGAATGGTCATGGCGCTGGGCACGCCCAGTGCGCATGCAGACCAATTTGATGGCAGGGCGGTGCTGGGCGCCACCTTGGGCGGAGCCATAGGCGCGGCGATCGGTGACCGGGTGGATGGCCGTCAAGGTGCAATCGTTGGCGCCGCAATCGGCGGGGCCACTGGTGCGGCAATCGGCTCACAGGAGACCCGCCGCCGTGAGGTGATCCGTGAACGTGAAGTGATCTATGTCGATCGACCTGTCCACCACTATTACCCACAGCCTCGTGAGCGTGTGGTGGTCGTGCAGGAGCCTACCCGAAACGTCTGGCTGGTCGATGATCGTGGCCGCCCCTATGACGATCGCGTCTATTACAGCCAACCAGGCTGCAGGCATGGCCATGGTCATGGCAGAGGTCACTGGAAACATCATCGACATGATTGGGATGACTGA
- a CDS encoding GNAT family N-acetyltransferase encodes MPFIRPATPADATTFSEVAQAAKAHWGYPQQWLHVWRPQLTISAAQITQDCYHALQLGDQVIGLVGICFAHGQANLVDCWILPAYMGKGWGRLLIRAAAQSVQARGLTHVLIESDPYARGFYEHLGATLLGWVDRPVLGVDRKLPLLSLDLSKFEKESNQ; translated from the coding sequence TTGCCGTTCATCAGGCCAGCCACCCCCGCTGACGCAACAACGTTCAGCGAAGTGGCACAGGCTGCGAAAGCACATTGGGGCTACCCACAGCAATGGCTGCATGTCTGGCGCCCCCAGCTGACCATCAGCGCCGCGCAGATCACGCAAGACTGCTACCACGCGTTGCAACTGGGTGATCAGGTCATCGGCTTGGTTGGCATCTGTTTTGCCCATGGACAAGCCAACTTGGTCGATTGCTGGATTCTGCCGGCCTATATGGGCAAAGGTTGGGGACGGTTGCTGATTCGCGCGGCAGCTCAAAGCGTGCAAGCGCGTGGGCTGACGCACGTTCTGATTGAATCAGACCCCTATGCACGTGGCTTTTATGAGCATCTGGGTGCAACACTGCTGGGTTGGGTGGATCGCCCCGTATTGGGCGTGGATCGTAAATTACCTTTGTTGAGCCTTGATCTCAGCAAATTTGAAAAAGAGTCGAATCAATGA
- a CDS encoding RDD family protein, which translates to MPAPEPFNPYAAPTAQVQHGTPAVEQQLASLSKRFAGALIDGVIMMIVVWGAIFAMVGVTPADAESLPFATMLMFGALGFVVYIGINGYFLHRDGQSLGKKFVGTRIVRTNGERIPLSRIILLRILPIQLLGLIPFAGSLVSLVDSVFIFSKSRQTLHDRIADTKVITI; encoded by the coding sequence ATGCCTGCTCCAGAGCCGTTCAATCCCTATGCCGCGCCCACGGCGCAAGTCCAGCACGGTACGCCTGCGGTGGAACAGCAGCTCGCCTCACTCAGCAAACGATTCGCTGGCGCACTGATTGACGGTGTGATCATGATGATCGTGGTCTGGGGTGCCATATTTGCCATGGTTGGCGTGACACCCGCTGATGCCGAGAGCCTGCCTTTTGCCACCATGCTGATGTTCGGCGCACTGGGCTTTGTGGTCTACATCGGCATCAACGGTTATTTTTTGCATCGCGACGGGCAAAGCCTAGGTAAAAAATTCGTCGGAACCCGCATCGTGCGCACCAATGGCGAGCGGATTCCGTTATCGCGCATCATTCTGCTGCGCATATTGCCGATCCAGTTATTAGGGTTGATCCCGTTTGCGGGTAGCCTGGTCAGCTTGGTCGATTCGGTATTCATTTTCAGCAAATCACGTCAGACACTGCATGACCGCATTGCCGACACCAAGGTCATCACGATCTGA
- a CDS encoding methyl-accepting chemotaxis protein: MRFLQTWLSKQPLSRTFTLVGSFILFSTSYITVSLYHAAQTNIDFSLTERVGTAYIVTLPKLILDLANAQLPEHSSAKAEATQGINQLQQLDRQLGGGLKTTTQFNALQASWPGKAAEGEPVNQAVALMGTACDQSNLTLDPDIDSYYLMDNVCSRLPALIAQSAEQVKLAGMAIAAKNLTPAVRIRLIELKPLIANSLDTLSTNLGKVLVYNKALSSRFAGRLEKISAQQSAQNEAIQAGVLGELVNADPKQLQSGLVVLQEQTLQLATLTHQALDSLLEERINRLKWERNFNVGVGMLASLFTLILFYTLYRALLGQLGGEPAYAVAIVSDITAGKLHTPIHVQPHDQTSLLASMQCMQHRLVEVVNQTLSASDHLSDSADQLLTATQQIATTSQNQRESAATVSQATQQLATRSAESAAFSGQVRTLSQEVVEASLTGDQVINSTVTTMQAVAGQVNQVNQAIMALSGQAQQINGMVSIIREVADQTNLLALNAAIEAARAGEAGRGFAVVADEVRKLAERTTLATTDIKRMVGEIQQGTKQVSDCMGHGVEEVNQGVAQAAKAGEAIAAIRAISSRSAQMISNVVDTLHEQHTASATVAQHINTIASMADDNTTVVQHTVVSADALRDLAERLKRTVHFFKIV; the protein is encoded by the coding sequence GTGCGCTTTCTGCAAACGTGGTTGAGCAAACAACCATTATCCCGAACCTTTACACTGGTTGGCTCATTCATTCTGTTCTCGACATCGTATATCACTGTTTCGCTGTATCACGCAGCGCAAACCAATATCGACTTTTCGCTGACTGAGCGGGTCGGCACCGCCTACATTGTGACCTTGCCAAAGCTGATATTGGATCTGGCCAACGCCCAGTTGCCTGAGCATTCCTCTGCAAAGGCAGAGGCCACGCAGGGTATCAACCAACTTCAGCAGCTGGATCGACAGCTGGGTGGTGGATTGAAGACCACCACCCAGTTCAATGCCTTGCAAGCCAGCTGGCCAGGCAAGGCAGCTGAGGGCGAGCCGGTCAATCAGGCAGTGGCACTGATGGGGACGGCTTGCGATCAGTCCAATCTCACCCTAGACCCGGATATCGATTCCTACTACCTGATGGACAATGTGTGCAGCAGGCTGCCTGCCTTGATCGCGCAATCTGCAGAGCAAGTCAAACTGGCTGGTATGGCCATTGCTGCGAAAAACCTGACGCCCGCTGTGCGCATCCGCCTGATCGAGCTTAAACCCTTGATTGCAAATTCGTTGGACACACTCAGCACCAACCTGGGAAAGGTGCTGGTCTATAACAAAGCACTGAGCAGCCGCTTCGCCGGGCGATTGGAGAAGATCAGCGCTCAGCAGAGCGCGCAGAATGAAGCCATCCAGGCTGGCGTGCTCGGCGAGCTGGTCAATGCGGACCCGAAACAACTACAGAGTGGCTTGGTCGTGCTGCAAGAGCAGACCTTGCAGCTGGCCACCTTGACCCACCAGGCGCTGGATTCGCTGCTGGAGGAGCGTATCAATCGGCTGAAGTGGGAACGTAATTTCAATGTGGGTGTTGGCATGCTGGCCAGCCTCTTCACCTTGATTCTGTTCTACACCCTATATCGGGCTTTGCTCGGCCAGCTGGGCGGCGAGCCAGCCTATGCGGTTGCCATCGTCAGTGACATTACTGCGGGTAAGCTGCACACCCCGATCCATGTGCAACCTCACGACCAGACCAGTCTTTTGGCCAGCATGCAGTGCATGCAACATCGGCTGGTGGAGGTGGTCAACCAAACGTTGTCGGCCAGCGACCATTTATCTGACTCTGCAGATCAGCTGCTTACTGCAACCCAGCAGATTGCCACTACATCGCAAAACCAGCGTGAATCTGCCGCCACCGTCTCACAGGCAACGCAGCAGCTGGCAACGCGCAGCGCGGAAAGTGCGGCGTTCTCGGGCCAGGTGCGCACCCTCAGCCAAGAGGTGGTGGAGGCGTCCCTGACCGGAGATCAAGTGATCAATAGCACGGTGACCACCATGCAGGCCGTGGCTGGTCAGGTCAATCAGGTCAACCAGGCCATCATGGCCTTGAGTGGGCAGGCGCAGCAGATCAATGGCATGGTCAGCATCATTCGCGAAGTGGCAGATCAGACCAATCTGTTGGCGCTCAATGCCGCCATTGAGGCCGCCCGCGCTGGTGAAGCGGGTAGGGGGTTTGCAGTGGTTGCAGATGAAGTGCGTAAATTGGCCGAACGGACCACCCTGGCCACCACCGATATCAAACGGATGGTCGGTGAAATCCAGCAGGGAACCAAACAGGTTTCCGATTGCATGGGACATGGCGTTGAGGAGGTGAACCAGGGTGTGGCCCAGGCAGCCAAGGCTGGAGAGGCGATTGCGGCCATTCGGGCGATTTCGTCCCGGTCTGCGCAAATGATCTCGAACGTGGTGGATACTTTACACGAGCAACATACCGCCAGCGCGACGGTTGCTCAACATATCAACACCATTGCCAGCATGGCGGACGACAATACCACCGTCGTACAGCACACCGTTGTCTCTGCTGATGCGCTGCGAGACTTGGCAGAGCGCTTGAAGCGCACCGTGCATTTTTTCAAGATCGTGTGA
- the trmB gene encoding tRNA (guanine(46)-N(7))-methyltransferase TrmB gives MQQLSRPVTSNQTGPHEKLTDQVLRHAQHRFLKPITDFNRQAFRDSLAGWDHQAPLILDAGCGVGWSTIQLARAFPDHWVIGVDQSADRIARQKTEMGEVLPDNFTCVRADLVDFWRLWEEAALPLARHYLLYQNPWPKAEHLGRRWHGHPVWPTLLSLGGTLECRSNWKIYIEELSQATNLLTGLQGHIEQWWPESFLTPFERKYHVSGQSLWRFVVPLGARQDRYRW, from the coding sequence ATGCAACAACTTTCCCGCCCTGTTACCAGCAATCAGACTGGCCCGCATGAGAAATTGACTGATCAGGTGCTACGCCACGCGCAGCACCGTTTCCTGAAACCCATCACCGACTTCAATCGGCAGGCCTTCCGCGACAGCCTGGCCGGGTGGGATCATCAGGCCCCGCTCATATTGGATGCGGGCTGCGGAGTAGGTTGGTCAACCATTCAGTTGGCGCGGGCATTTCCAGATCATTGGGTGATCGGGGTTGATCAATCGGCAGATCGGATTGCCCGCCAAAAGACCGAAATGGGGGAGGTGCTGCCAGATAACTTCACCTGTGTCCGTGCGGATCTGGTCGATTTCTGGCGCTTATGGGAGGAAGCGGCCCTGCCCTTGGCCCGCCATTACCTGCTGTATCAGAACCCATGGCCCAAGGCCGAGCACCTGGGCCGCCGCTGGCATGGCCACCCGGTGTGGCCGACCTTGTTGAGCCTGGGCGGCACGCTGGAATGCCGAAGTAACTGGAAGATATATATAGAGGAGCTGTCGCAGGCCACCAATCTGCTGACGGGTTTGCAAGGCCATATCGAGCAATGGTGGCCCGAAAGCTTTCTGACCCCTTTTGAGCGTAAATACCATGTGTCAGGGCAGAGCTTGTGGCGATTCGTTGTCCCATTGGGTGCCCGACAGGACAGATATCGCTGGTGA
- a CDS encoding HP0495 family protein: MSQQQETLIEFPCRFPIKVMGVRTEDFAQIIHDITLQHAPDFTASDLEMRVSKNGNYLSVTVTINAVSKQQLDTLYLAFTGHPAVKVVF; this comes from the coding sequence ATGAGTCAGCAACAGGAAACCCTGATTGAGTTTCCCTGTCGGTTTCCAATCAAGGTCATGGGTGTGCGCACCGAAGATTTTGCTCAGATCATCCACGATATCACTTTGCAGCATGCCCCTGATTTCACCGCATCAGATCTTGAGATGAGGGTTAGCAAGAATGGCAACTATCTGTCTGTGACCGTTACCATTAACGCCGTATCAAAACAGCAGCTCGATACCCTTTATCTGGCCTTTACCGGCCACCCGGCTGTCAAGGTGGTGTTCTGA
- a CDS encoding D-amino acid aminotransferase, producing the protein MIYLNGQWQSVETAQIAVLDRGFLFGDGIYEVIPVYSRHPFRLDEHLGRLEASLASVRLTNPHPRETWRELVLEAISRHSFDDQSVYLQVTRGAGPNRDFPFPTSAQPSVFIYPMPLTTPSAETKAKGVSAITKADIRWLRCDIKAIALLANVLLRNEALAAGCAESVLLRDGMLTEGAASNIFVVKDGLLLAPPKSHLMLSGITYDLVLELAKQHGVPHEIRPVSEAEIRTADELWMTSSTKEVLAITTLDGFPVGTGRPGPMNAQMDAYYQTYKDSVLRQGGDT; encoded by the coding sequence ATGATTTATCTCAATGGGCAATGGCAGTCTGTCGAGACTGCACAAATCGCAGTGTTGGATCGCGGTTTTTTGTTTGGGGATGGTATCTACGAGGTCATTCCAGTCTATTCGCGCCACCCTTTCCGTCTGGATGAGCACCTGGGCCGCCTGGAAGCAAGCTTGGCCTCTGTGAGGCTGACCAACCCGCACCCGCGTGAGACATGGCGGGAATTGGTGCTGGAGGCCATCTCCCGACATTCGTTCGATGACCAGTCCGTGTATTTACAAGTGACGCGCGGTGCAGGGCCCAATCGGGACTTCCCATTCCCCACCAGTGCTCAGCCCAGCGTCTTCATCTATCCCATGCCACTGACGACGCCAAGCGCCGAGACCAAGGCAAAAGGCGTCAGCGCCATCACCAAAGCAGATATCCGCTGGCTGCGCTGCGATATCAAAGCCATTGCCTTACTGGCCAATGTCTTGTTGCGTAACGAAGCCCTTGCTGCGGGCTGTGCGGAATCCGTATTGCTGCGGGATGGCATGCTGACTGAGGGCGCTGCCAGCAATATTTTCGTCGTCAAGGATGGCTTGCTTCTGGCACCGCCCAAGTCACATCTGATGCTATCTGGCATCACCTATGACCTGGTGTTGGAGCTGGCCAAGCAACATGGCGTACCACATGAGATCCGCCCTGTCAGCGAGGCAGAAATCCGCACTGCGGACGAATTATGGATGACCTCATCCACCAAGGAAGTATTGGCCATCACCACATTGGATGGTTTCCCGGTCGGCACTGGTCGGCCAGGGCCGATGAATGCGCAAATGGATGCGTATTATCAGACCTACAAAGACTCTGTTTTAAGGCAAGGAGGCGACACATGA